A window of Nitrosopumilus sp. b3 contains these coding sequences:
- the fsa gene encoding fructose-6-phosphate aldolase — translation MKIFLDTANLESIKKFNDMGLLDGITTNPSLMSKEGGNPKNAMEEITKIIKGDVSLEVVSTNHSGMIEEGKRLREYGDNVVVKVPMTPDGLKACKTLSSEKIPVNVTLIFSANQALLAAKSGAKYVSPFIGRLDDVGQDGMNLIKEIKEIFSNYHFETQILVASVRHPVHVVDAAKIGADVVTLPPAVLDKMLQHPLTKIGLDNFLADWEKLKAGNPDINI, via the coding sequence ATGAAAATTTTTCTTGACACTGCTAATCTAGAATCAATTAAAAAATTCAATGATATGGGATTGCTTGATGGAATCACAACGAATCCATCTCTTATGTCTAAGGAAGGTGGAAATCCTAAAAATGCAATGGAAGAAATCACAAAAATTATCAAAGGTGATGTAAGTTTAGAAGTTGTAAGTACCAATCATTCTGGAATGATTGAAGAAGGTAAACGACTTCGTGAATATGGAGATAATGTTGTGGTTAAAGTTCCTATGACTCCTGATGGACTCAAAGCCTGTAAAACACTTTCATCTGAAAAAATCCCTGTAAATGTTACACTGATTTTTTCTGCCAACCAAGCTTTACTTGCGGCAAAGTCTGGTGCAAAATATGTCAGTCCATTTATTGGACGATTAGATGATGTCGGTCAGGATGGTATGAATCTAATTAAAGAAATTAAAGAAATTTTCTCAAATTATCATTTTGAAACTCAAATCCTTGTTGCAAGTGTTCGTCATCCAGTACATGTTGTAGATGCTGCAAAAATTGGAGCAGATGTAGTGACTTTACCTCCAGCTGTTCTTGATAAGATGTTACAACATCCTTTAACAAAAATTGGCTTGGATAACTTTCTTGCAGATTGGGAAAAACTAAAAGCTGGTAATCCTGATATCAACATCTAA
- a CDS encoding magnesium transporter CorA family protein: MKKGFITKKLRSGKRAQEEDVNAGKTEKIQGEKFTWLDLQNPDRGLMEQIAKDYNLNTLNLEDCLTKFELPKLDSYDDHFFVILHFPPLSQKVGISKNSQLSIFVGKDFLITIHQGDLNPLVELVELCLNDSDQERKKRLLEKSPGHLLHEIIDVLVDDLLHTSRKIIANLDEMEDRVFDERKSVARSISLLRREINRLRRIANPLKKFVLEIAKNIDRYSDRELDELTLYFDDVIDHIDKVIETLEESRETMEIYKDTDFVLSTEKTNKVLGVLTIIFTLAIPATVIGTFYGMNVNLPGGMGEDLMFLGPFTSFIIIILASAIPAILMFAYFRKLGWISS, encoded by the coding sequence TTGAAAAAAGGATTCATTACTAAAAAATTGCGATCAGGAAAAAGAGCCCAAGAAGAAGATGTCAATGCAGGTAAAACAGAAAAAATCCAAGGAGAGAAATTTACTTGGTTAGATCTTCAGAATCCAGACAGAGGTCTAATGGAACAAATTGCTAAAGATTACAATCTCAATACACTTAACCTAGAAGACTGTTTGACAAAATTTGAACTTCCAAAACTTGATAGTTATGATGATCATTTCTTTGTAATTTTGCATTTTCCACCACTTTCACAAAAAGTAGGAATATCCAAAAATAGTCAATTATCTATTTTTGTTGGTAAAGATTTTCTAATCACTATACATCAAGGAGATCTAAATCCATTAGTAGAATTAGTTGAATTATGCCTTAATGACTCAGATCAGGAAAGAAAAAAGAGACTATTAGAAAAATCCCCAGGACATTTACTGCATGAAATAATAGATGTGTTAGTAGATGATCTTTTGCACACATCTAGAAAAATTATTGCAAATCTAGATGAGATGGAAGACAGAGTATTTGATGAAAGAAAATCTGTTGCAAGAAGCATTTCACTTTTAAGAAGGGAAATTAACAGATTAAGAAGAATTGCAAACCCATTAAAGAAATTTGTATTAGAAATTGCAAAAAATATTGACAGATATTCAGATAGAGAACTTGACGAACTTACATTGTATTTTGATGATGTAATTGATCACATCGATAAGGTGATTGAAACATTAGAAGAATCAAGGGAAACTATGGAAATTTACAAAGATACAGACTTTGTGTTAAGTACAGAAAAAACAAACAAAGTTTTAGGAGTATTAACAATTATCTTCACATTAGCAATACCAGCAACTGTTATTGGTACATTTTATGGAATGAATGTTAATCTTCCAGGTGGAATGGGTGAAGATTTGATGTTTCTAGGTCCATTTACATCATTTATCATCATAATCCTTGCATCAGCAATTCCGGCAATTCTGATGTTTGCTTACTTTAGAAAATTAGGCTGGATTAGTAGTTAG